The Accipiter gentilis chromosome 9, bAccGen1.1, whole genome shotgun sequence genome includes a region encoding these proteins:
- the WBP1L gene encoding WW domain binding protein 1-like isoform X5, protein MGVNNQSYICETGHCCGQSQCCNYYYELWWFWLVWTIIIILSCCCVCHHRRTKHRLQAQQRQHEINLIAYREAHNYSALPFYFRFLPNYLLPPYEEVVNRPPTPPPPYSALHQQCVPAGSSSTIPDTPRNLQPAQSSSAAPSGNNSSTDNAGSPGLGDPEPSTTTLVERAVAKMQSIEPGGTSTGAELVERAGPDKDTECKEELLKGYSSESLEQSSAIPDVKDKTPGRQRRFTGDSGIEVCVCNRGHHDDDLKEFDGLIDDALDGPLDFCDSCSGRPHGDEEEGLFNAVEEQHREHSHHHLPRQPVCVLLNTINEQDSPNSCTNNSPS, encoded by the exons GGTTTTGGCTGGTGTGgaccatcatcatcatcctcaGCTGCTGTTGTGTTTGCCATCACCGACGCACCAAGCATCGTCTCCAGGCCCAGCAGCGGCAACACGAGATCAACCTGATCGCTTACCGGGAAGCCCATAACTATTCAGCCCTGCCATTTTATTTCC GGTTTTTGCCAAATTATTTACTACCTCCCTATGAGGAAGTCGTGAACCGACCaccgacaccccccccaccaTACAGTGCCTTACATCAGCAGTGCGTCCCAGCAGGCAGCAGTAGCACAATCCCGGACACGCCAAGAAACCTGcagccagcacagagcagctcagcagcacccaGTGGCAATAACAGCAGTACTGACAACGCCGGGTCCCCAGGCCTTGGGGACCCTGAGCCCTCCACCACCACGCTGGTCGAGCGAGCAGTTGCCAAAATGCAAAGCATTGAGCCCGGCGGTACCAGTACAGGAGCCGAGCTAGTGGAGAGGGCCGGTCCCGACAAGGATACAGAGTGCAAGGAGGAACTGCTAAAAGGTTACAGCTCTGAGAGCTTAGAGCAGAGCAGCGCCATTCCCGACGTGAAGGACAAGACGCCGGGCAGGCAGCGCCGTTTCACTGGTGACTCAGGCATTGAAGTCTGCGTATGCAACCGGGGCCACCATGACGACGACCTCAAGGAGTTCGACGGGCTCATCGATGATGCTCTGGACGGGCCCCTGGACTTCTGCGACAGCTGCAGTGGCCGCCCCCACGGGGACGAGGAGGAAGGGCTTTTTAATGCCGTGGAAGAGCAGCACCGTGAACACAGCCACCACCACCTGCCCCGGCAGCCGGTGTGTGTACTCTTGAACACAATAAATGAGCAGGACTCTCCAAACTCTTGTACCAATAACTCCCCCAGCTAA